A stretch of Stenotrophomonas indicatrix DNA encodes these proteins:
- a CDS encoding BCCT family transporter produces the protein MSSLAHPKRSPLRLNRFVFFSSSVSIGILGALTVFFPEASEHWLQWAQAEVSAAFGWWYMLLIVACLGFVLWLAFSPYGRIRLGHNEESPAFGYVAWVSMLFSAGIGIALLYYGAYEPLDHFLNPPGQPGGTVAAGREAMVLTFLHWGLHGWALYALVGVALGYFAYRRNLPLALRSALYPIFGERIHGRIGDMVDGFGILATLISMVTNLGIGALVVQSGLVYLFHIPDTPQVLVAIVLVMMAVATIGVVAGVEKGIAWLSNLNVRLLCLLLLFVLVTGPTLHLFDGLVQNTGDYLGAFVRKSFDMYLNDPKGREWMGSWTLFYWAWWIAWAPFVGLFVARISRGRTIREVIMGVLLIPLGFTLAWLSIFGNTAIDLVLNHGQAVLGQVAQHDAAMTLFKLLEYLPAAPYIAGAAVVIGFVLFLTPVDSGTLMIANLCTRRVDDGVEDGHDAPIWLRVFWAAGITVASVGLLLAGNFSAMQTAVVLCGLPFSFILAFYMWGLLKALRTDPDAPRR, from the coding sequence ATGTCTTCCCTGGCTCATCCCAAGCGCTCGCCCCTGCGCTTGAACCGTTTCGTGTTCTTCAGTTCGTCGGTCTCCATCGGCATCCTCGGTGCGTTGACCGTGTTCTTCCCGGAGGCCAGCGAGCACTGGCTGCAATGGGCACAGGCCGAGGTCTCGGCGGCGTTCGGCTGGTGGTACATGCTGCTGATCGTGGCCTGCCTGGGCTTCGTGCTGTGGCTGGCGTTCTCGCCGTATGGGCGCATCCGCCTGGGCCATAACGAGGAATCGCCGGCGTTCGGCTACGTGGCCTGGGTGTCGATGCTGTTCTCGGCCGGCATCGGCATCGCGCTGCTGTACTACGGCGCCTACGAGCCGCTCGATCATTTCCTCAACCCGCCCGGGCAGCCCGGCGGCACCGTCGCCGCGGGCCGCGAAGCGATGGTGCTGACCTTCCTGCACTGGGGCCTGCATGGCTGGGCGCTGTACGCGCTGGTCGGCGTGGCGCTGGGCTACTTCGCCTACCGCCGCAACCTGCCGCTGGCCCTGCGTTCGGCGCTGTACCCGATCTTCGGCGAGCGCATCCATGGCCGCATCGGCGACATGGTCGATGGCTTCGGCATCCTCGCGACGCTGATCTCGATGGTCACCAACCTCGGCATCGGTGCACTGGTGGTGCAGTCCGGCCTGGTCTACCTGTTCCACATCCCGGATACGCCGCAGGTGCTGGTGGCGATCGTGCTGGTGATGATGGCCGTGGCCACCATCGGCGTGGTTGCCGGCGTGGAGAAGGGCATCGCCTGGCTGTCCAACCTCAACGTGCGCCTGCTGTGCCTGCTGCTGCTGTTCGTGCTGGTGACCGGGCCAACCCTGCACCTGTTCGATGGCCTGGTGCAGAACACCGGCGATTACCTGGGCGCGTTCGTGCGCAAGAGCTTCGACATGTACCTCAACGACCCGAAGGGGCGTGAGTGGATGGGCTCGTGGACGTTGTTCTACTGGGCGTGGTGGATTGCCTGGGCGCCGTTCGTGGGCCTGTTCGTGGCGCGCATCTCGCGCGGCCGCACCATCCGCGAAGTGATCATGGGCGTACTGTTGATCCCGCTGGGCTTCACCCTGGCGTGGCTGTCGATCTTCGGCAACACCGCCATCGACCTGGTGCTGAACCATGGCCAGGCGGTGCTGGGCCAAGTGGCTCAGCACGATGCGGCGATGACCCTGTTCAAGCTGCTGGAATACTTGCCCGCGGCGCCGTACATCGCTGGTGCGGCAGTGGTCATTGGTTTCGTGTTGTTCCTGACCCCGGTCGATTCGGGCACGCTGATGATCGCCAACCTGTGCACCCGGCGTGTCGATGATGGCGTGGAGGATGGGCATGACGCGCCGATCTGGCTGCGCGTGTTCTGGGCGGCGGGCATTACCGTGGCCAGTGTCGGCCTGTTGCTGGCCGGCAACTTCAGCGCGATGCAGACGGCGGTGGTGCTGTGCGGCCTGCCGTTCTCGTTCATCCTGGCGTTCTACATGTGGGGCCTGCTGAAGGCGCTGCGTACCGACCCGGACGCGCCGCGACGATAG
- the bamE gene encoding outer membrane protein assembly factor BamE domain-containing protein, whose product MRALALALILAAPLAVSTTSAHANPFGAYTTGIEITQQQMDTLEVGKTTQDNIREKFGAPGRREQLGDTQVWYYDFVKIKSFGKNIQEATVLEFNKQGVLTAKSKSNAVGKTGNPLIDAANGK is encoded by the coding sequence ATGCGCGCGCTCGCCCTTGCCCTGATCCTCGCAGCCCCGCTGGCCGTTTCGACGACCTCCGCCCATGCCAACCCGTTCGGCGCCTACACCACCGGCATCGAGATCACCCAGCAGCAGATGGACACCCTGGAAGTGGGCAAGACCACCCAGGACAACATCCGTGAGAAGTTCGGCGCCCCCGGCCGCCGCGAACAGCTGGGCGACACCCAGGTCTGGTACTACGACTTCGTGAAGATCAAGAGCTTCGGCAAGAACATCCAGGAAGCGACCGTACTGGAGTTCAACAAGCAGGGCGTGCTGACGGCCAAGTCCAAGAGCAACGCTGTCGGCAAGACCGGCAATCCGCTGATCGATGCCGCCAACGGCAAGTAA
- a CDS encoding WG repeat-containing protein has protein sequence MDAPSSVSTEMRRSFLLTSCPTHRRTVTTQALGILLASVLLTIAPSAGATPAPAMPQPIEPPPRFDSTTRHGLCHEGRCVVLDGTGRRLAEHRGMEYIRGFENGAAVFKSGTNWGVINSAGRVVVKGHYDHVQTHGNGLIEAEVLLQNEPDVRKRIDFFDGRGRLVRRFTVVVEKDLLRSTAWAGSPAVEICSEERRRCRTSFLDAKGKSGPVFNDFIAIDDDAEVAIASRDGVHFGLVDRSLAGVGRQDYDRMTFNRSGFALATQAGNDTVLDPHGVQVAPMGRYRFKFGIGGYLLSAVTEDGECLHFTRAGSIFPTPAGNCMKTDEFAERVGYVIFSSEDDEYVVGLDGSLRSAQHTAGLYPLNRRMVQYQKPGEAGVRFMMLDDGSISSSLYYRLAPFQTAAGLDDQLLLAQADGGWGVIDARGAWLIPPRYPRIEPLGANLIAAFEQPGYDPGYHILDLRGNALADFTPNDPSPALLADGTRAYALSLHGRWGLLDGSGRWRLAPRYGYVSVSNGLVFVRERNSAGDVTVNLLDPDTGTMLFEQGILSIHHRADGLFEILKADRTLELMKPDRSVLASLRPSPR, from the coding sequence GTGGATGCCCCCTCTTCGGTCTCGACTGAGATGCGCCGCTCATTTCTGCTGACTTCCTGCCCTACGCATCGCCGCACCGTCACCACCCAGGCTCTGGGCATTCTATTGGCTTCTGTACTTTTGACCATTGCGCCATCGGCAGGCGCGACGCCGGCGCCCGCAATGCCACAGCCCATCGAACCGCCGCCACGTTTCGATAGCACTACACGCCACGGCCTCTGTCATGAGGGTCGCTGCGTGGTGCTGGATGGCACGGGCCGACGACTGGCCGAGCATCGGGGAATGGAGTACATCCGTGGGTTCGAGAATGGGGCAGCGGTCTTCAAAAGTGGCACGAACTGGGGAGTCATCAATTCAGCAGGACGCGTCGTCGTGAAAGGACACTACGATCATGTACAGACGCATGGCAACGGGCTGATTGAGGCTGAGGTGTTGCTGCAGAACGAGCCCGATGTACGTAAACGCATAGATTTCTTTGATGGACGGGGCCGCTTGGTTCGGCGCTTTACGGTAGTGGTAGAAAAGGATCTTCTGCGCTCGACGGCCTGGGCTGGAAGTCCGGCTGTCGAAATCTGCAGCGAGGAAAGGCGACGTTGCAGGACCAGTTTCCTTGATGCGAAGGGCAAGTCCGGTCCAGTCTTCAATGACTTTATTGCCATTGATGATGATGCGGAAGTTGCCATCGCTTCGCGGGATGGTGTGCACTTCGGCCTGGTCGATCGATCACTTGCAGGCGTAGGCCGCCAGGACTACGACCGGATGACCTTCAACAGGTCGGGTTTCGCGCTCGCCACCCAAGCCGGGAACGACACCGTGTTGGATCCCCACGGGGTGCAAGTGGCGCCGATGGGGCGATATCGGTTCAAGTTTGGAATAGGTGGGTACCTGCTTTCGGCGGTCACCGAGGACGGCGAGTGCCTGCACTTCACGCGCGCGGGTTCGATATTTCCGACGCCTGCAGGCAACTGTATGAAGACCGATGAGTTCGCCGAACGCGTGGGCTATGTAATCTTCAGTTCGGAAGATGATGAATACGTTGTAGGCCTGGATGGATCGCTGCGCTCTGCGCAACACACTGCAGGCCTGTATCCGTTGAACCGCAGGATGGTCCAGTATCAAAAGCCCGGCGAAGCGGGGGTGCGTTTCATGATGCTGGATGATGGCAGCATCTCGTCTTCCCTGTACTACCGACTTGCGCCTTTTCAAACCGCGGCAGGACTGGATGACCAACTGCTGTTGGCCCAAGCCGATGGAGGATGGGGTGTAATAGATGCCAGGGGCGCTTGGCTGATTCCTCCTCGCTACCCACGGATCGAGCCGCTGGGTGCGAATCTGATCGCGGCATTCGAACAGCCGGGGTATGACCCGGGGTATCACATACTCGATCTGCGCGGTAATGCGCTAGCTGATTTCACGCCGAATGATCCCTCACCGGCGCTCTTGGCGGATGGAACGAGGGCCTACGCCCTCTCACTGCATGGTCGCTGGGGGCTTCTGGATGGGTCGGGGCGGTGGAGGCTGGCGCCACGCTACGGCTACGTGAGTGTTTCGAATGGCTTGGTTTTCGTGCGTGAGCGAAACAGTGCCGGTGATGTTACGGTTAATCTTCTTGATCCAGACACAGGAACAATGCTGTTTGAGCAGGGAATCCTATCGATTCATCATCGCGCGGATGGTCTATTTGAGATATTGAAGGCAGACCGGACCTTGGAGCTGATGAAGCCTGACCGATCCGTTCTGGCGAGCTTGCGACCGAGCCCCAGATGA
- the acnB gene encoding bifunctional aconitate hydratase 2/2-methylisocitrate dehydratase translates to MLEAYRHHVAERAALGIPPLPLTAQQTADVIELLKNPPQGEAEFLLDLLTHRVPAGVDDAAKVKASYLAAIALGSEQNPLISRERATELLGTMLGGYNVAPLVQLLDDASVGAIAADALKKTLLVFDAFHDVQEKAKAGNANAQAVLQSWADAEWFTSNPEVPQSLTVTVFKVPGETNTDDLSPAPDATTRPDIPMHALAMLKNKRDDAAFTPEEDGKRGPIQQILSLKDKGHLVAYVGDVVGTGSSRKSATNSVLWWTGDDIPYIPNKRAGGVCLGSKIAPIFYNTMEDAGALPIELDVSKMEHGDVVELRPYDGKALKNGEVIAEFQVKSEVLFDEVRAGGRIPLIIGRGLTGKAREALGLAPTDLFRLPVQPADTGKGFSLAQKMVGRACGLPEGQGMRPGTYCEPKMTSVGSQDTTGPMTRDELKDLACLGFSADLVMQSFCHTAAYPKPVDVKTHHTLPEFISTRGGVSLRPGDGVIHSWLNRMLLPDTVGTGGDSHTRFPVGISFPAGSGLVAFAAATGVMPLDMPESVLVRFKGKMQPGVTLRDLVNAIPLYAIKSGLLTVAKAGKKNIFSGRILEIEGLPELKVEQAFELSDASAERSAAGCSVRLNKEPIIEYLTSNITLLKWMIAEGYQDPRSLQRRIEKMEAWLANPELLEPDADAEYAAVIEIDMADIHEPIVACPNDPDDVKTLSEVAGAKIDEVFIGSCMTNIGHFRAAAKLLEGKRDLPTRLWVAPPTKMDASELTKEGVYGTFGATGARMEMPGCSLCMGNQAQIREGSTAMSTSTRNFPNRLGRNTNVYLGSAELAAICSRLGRIPTKEEYMADIGVIAASGSEIYRYMNFDQIEEYQDVANTVAA, encoded by the coding sequence ATGTTGGAAGCCTACCGCCACCACGTCGCCGAGCGCGCTGCGCTTGGCATCCCGCCCCTGCCGCTGACCGCGCAGCAGACGGCCGATGTCATCGAACTGCTGAAGAACCCGCCGCAGGGCGAGGCCGAGTTCCTGCTCGACCTGCTGACCCACCGCGTGCCGGCCGGCGTCGATGACGCTGCCAAGGTCAAGGCCTCGTACCTGGCCGCGATCGCACTGGGCAGCGAGCAGAACCCGCTGATCAGCCGCGAGCGCGCCACCGAACTGCTGGGCACCATGCTGGGCGGTTACAACGTCGCGCCGCTGGTGCAGCTGCTGGACGATGCCAGCGTCGGCGCCATCGCTGCCGACGCGCTGAAGAAGACCCTGCTGGTGTTCGATGCCTTCCACGACGTGCAGGAAAAGGCCAAGGCCGGCAACGCCAACGCCCAGGCCGTACTGCAGAGCTGGGCCGATGCCGAGTGGTTCACCAGCAACCCGGAAGTGCCGCAGAGCCTGACCGTCACCGTGTTCAAGGTGCCGGGCGAGACCAACACCGACGACCTGTCGCCGGCACCGGACGCGACCACCCGCCCGGACATTCCGATGCACGCCCTGGCGATGCTGAAGAACAAGCGTGACGACGCCGCGTTCACCCCGGAAGAAGACGGCAAGCGCGGCCCGATCCAGCAGATCCTGTCGCTGAAGGACAAGGGCCATCTGGTCGCCTATGTCGGCGACGTGGTCGGCACCGGTTCCTCGCGCAAGTCGGCCACCAACAGCGTGCTGTGGTGGACCGGCGATGACATTCCGTACATCCCGAACAAGCGCGCCGGTGGCGTCTGCCTGGGTTCGAAGATCGCCCCGATCTTCTACAACACCATGGAAGATGCCGGCGCGCTGCCGATCGAGTTGGACGTGTCGAAGATGGAGCACGGCGATGTGGTCGAGCTGCGTCCGTACGACGGCAAGGCGCTGAAGAACGGCGAAGTGATCGCCGAGTTCCAGGTCAAGTCCGAAGTGCTGTTCGACGAAGTGCGTGCCGGTGGCCGCATTCCGCTGATCATCGGCCGTGGCCTGACCGGCAAGGCGCGTGAAGCGCTGGGCCTGGCCCCGACCGATCTGTTCCGCCTGCCGGTGCAGCCGGCCGACACCGGCAAGGGCTTCTCGCTGGCGCAGAAGATGGTTGGCCGTGCCTGTGGCCTGCCGGAAGGCCAGGGCATGCGCCCGGGCACCTACTGCGAACCGAAGATGACCTCGGTGGGCTCGCAGGACACCACCGGCCCGATGACCCGCGACGAGCTGAAGGACCTGGCCTGCCTGGGCTTCTCGGCCGACCTGGTGATGCAGTCGTTCTGCCACACCGCGGCCTACCCGAAGCCGGTGGACGTCAAGACCCACCACACCCTGCCGGAGTTCATCTCCACCCGCGGCGGCGTCTCGCTGCGTCCGGGCGATGGCGTGATCCACAGCTGGCTCAACCGCATGCTGCTGCCGGACACCGTCGGCACCGGTGGCGACTCGCACACCCGCTTCCCGGTCGGCATTTCGTTCCCGGCCGGTTCGGGCCTGGTTGCCTTCGCCGCTGCCACCGGCGTGATGCCGCTGGACATGCCGGAGTCGGTGCTGGTGCGCTTCAAGGGCAAGATGCAGCCGGGCGTGACCCTGCGTGACCTGGTCAACGCGATTCCGCTGTACGCGATCAAGTCGGGCCTGCTGACCGTGGCCAAGGCTGGCAAGAAGAACATCTTCTCCGGCCGCATCCTGGAAATCGAAGGCCTGCCGGAGCTGAAGGTCGAACAGGCGTTCGAACTGTCCGATGCCTCGGCCGAGCGTTCGGCGGCCGGCTGCTCGGTGCGCCTGAACAAGGAGCCGATCATCGAGTACCTCACCAGCAACATCACGCTGCTGAAGTGGATGATTGCCGAGGGTTACCAGGATCCGCGCTCGCTGCAGCGCCGTATCGAGAAGATGGAAGCGTGGCTGGCCAACCCGGAGCTGCTGGAGCCGGATGCCGACGCCGAGTACGCCGCCGTCATCGAGATCGACATGGCCGACATCCACGAGCCGATCGTGGCCTGCCCGAACGACCCGGACGACGTGAAGACCCTGTCCGAAGTCGCTGGCGCCAAGATCGACGAAGTGTTCATCGGTTCGTGCATGACCAACATCGGTCACTTCCGTGCGGCTGCGAAGCTGCTGGAAGGCAAGCGTGACCTGCCGACCCGCCTGTGGGTGGCCCCGCCGACCAAGATGGATGCGTCCGAGCTGACCAAGGAAGGCGTGTACGGCACCTTCGGCGCGACCGGCGCACGCATGGAAATGCCGGGCTGCTCGCTGTGCATGGGCAACCAGGCGCAGATCCGCGAAGGCTCCACCGCGATGTCGACCTCGACCCGCAACTTCCCGAACCGCCTGGGCCGCAACACCAACGTGTACCTGGGTTCGGCGGAACTGGCGGCGATCTGCTCGCGCCTGGGCCGCATCCCCACCAAGGAAGAGTACATGGCCGATATCGGTGTGATCGCCGCCAGCGGCAGCGAGATCTACCGTTACATGAACTTCGACCAGATCGAGGAATACCAGGACGTGGCCAACACGGTCGCTGCCTGA
- the acnA gene encoding aconitate hydratase AcnA produces the protein MSDSFSTRSQLDVGGKTYDYFSLPKLGQRFDISHLPYSMKILLENLLRHEDGGVTVGKDHIEAVARWQPSAEPDTEIAFMPARVVLQDFTGVPCVVDLAAMRDAVVKLGGRPEQINPLIPSELVIDHSVQVDVFGKPDALDLNGKIEFQRNQERYGFLRWGQKAFDNFKVVPPNTGIVHQVNLENLARVVMTADKDGKAVAYPDTVFGTDSHTTMINGIGVLGWGVGGIEAEAAMLGQPSSMLIPQVVGFKLTGKLPEGATATDLVLTVTQMLRKLGVVGKFVEFYGDGLQHLPLADRATIGNMAPEYGATCGIFPIDNESLTYLRLSGRSEEQIALVEAYAKAQGLWHDANSPHAQYSTTLELDMGTVKPSLAGPKRPQDRVLLEDVQKNYRDALVGMTANRDKRSEDVSTFVNEGGGAAVGNEQLAKGYADIEMDGRKVRLKDGAVVIAAITSCTNTSNPAVMIGAGLLARNAAAKGLDRKPWVKTSLGPGSRVVTDYLEKAGVLTELEKIGFYVVGYGCTTCIGNSGPLPTEVSAGIASGDLVVTSVLSGNRNFEGRVHPEVKMNYLASPPLVVAYAIAGTTDIDLTTEPLGTGSDGQPVYLRDIWPSNKEIGDVIAATVGPEMFKQNYADVFKGDTRWNTIASPDGDLYEWSDASTYIKNPPYFDGMTMQVGSIDDVHGARVMGLFGDSITTDHISPAGNIKKDSPAGRFLQERGVQPADFNSYGSRRGNDDVMVRGTFANIRIKNLMFGGEEGGNTLYYPGNGGQPEKLAIYDAAMKYKADKVPLVVLAGKEYGTGSSRDWAAKGTLLLGVKAVIAESFERIHRSNLVGMGVLPLQFRNGENAQSLGLDGSEVIDVTGLQDGASKRATVTATKADGTKKTFEVSVMLLTPKEVEYFRHGGLLQYVLRQLAGR, from the coding sequence ATGAGCGATTCGTTCTCCACCCGCAGCCAGCTGGACGTCGGCGGCAAGACCTACGACTACTTCAGCCTGCCCAAGCTGGGCCAGCGCTTCGACATCTCCCACCTGCCCTACTCGATGAAGATCCTGCTGGAGAACCTGCTCCGGCACGAGGATGGCGGCGTCACCGTCGGCAAGGATCACATCGAGGCCGTCGCCCGCTGGCAGCCCAGCGCCGAACCGGATACCGAAATCGCCTTCATGCCCGCGCGCGTGGTCCTGCAGGACTTCACCGGCGTGCCCTGCGTGGTCGACCTGGCCGCGATGCGCGATGCGGTGGTCAAGCTCGGCGGCCGCCCCGAACAGATCAATCCGCTGATCCCCTCCGAACTGGTCATCGACCACTCGGTGCAGGTGGATGTGTTCGGCAAGCCCGACGCACTGGACCTCAACGGCAAGATTGAATTCCAGCGCAACCAGGAACGCTACGGCTTCCTGCGCTGGGGCCAGAAGGCCTTCGACAACTTCAAGGTGGTGCCGCCCAACACCGGCATCGTCCACCAGGTGAACCTGGAAAACCTGGCCCGCGTGGTGATGACCGCGGACAAGGACGGCAAGGCCGTTGCGTATCCGGATACCGTGTTCGGTACCGACAGCCACACCACGATGATCAACGGCATCGGCGTGCTCGGCTGGGGCGTGGGCGGCATCGAAGCCGAGGCCGCCATGCTCGGCCAGCCTTCGTCGATGCTGATTCCGCAGGTGGTCGGCTTCAAGCTGACCGGCAAGCTGCCCGAAGGCGCCACCGCCACCGACCTGGTGCTGACCGTCACCCAGATGCTGCGCAAGCTCGGCGTGGTCGGCAAGTTCGTGGAGTTCTACGGCGACGGCCTGCAGCATCTGCCACTGGCCGACCGCGCGACCATCGGCAACATGGCCCCCGAATACGGCGCCACCTGCGGCATCTTCCCGATCGACAACGAATCGCTGACCTACCTGCGCCTGTCCGGCCGCAGCGAAGAGCAGATCGCCCTGGTCGAAGCCTACGCCAAGGCGCAGGGCCTGTGGCACGACGCCAACAGCCCGCATGCGCAGTACAGCACCACGTTGGAACTGGACATGGGCACGGTGAAGCCCTCGCTGGCCGGCCCCAAGCGCCCGCAGGACCGCGTGCTGCTGGAAGACGTGCAGAAGAACTACCGCGACGCGCTGGTCGGCATGACCGCCAACCGCGACAAGCGCAGCGAGGATGTCTCCACCTTCGTCAATGAAGGCGGCGGCGCCGCAGTGGGCAACGAGCAGCTGGCCAAGGGCTACGCCGACATCGAGATGGACGGCCGGAAGGTGCGGCTGAAGGATGGTGCGGTGGTCATCGCCGCCATCACCTCGTGCACCAACACCTCCAACCCGGCGGTGATGATCGGCGCCGGCCTGCTGGCCCGCAACGCGGCCGCCAAGGGGCTGGACCGCAAGCCGTGGGTCAAGACCTCGCTCGGCCCAGGCTCGCGTGTGGTCACCGACTATCTTGAAAAGGCCGGCGTTCTCACCGAGCTGGAGAAGATCGGCTTCTACGTGGTGGGCTATGGCTGCACCACCTGCATCGGCAACTCCGGCCCGCTGCCGACCGAAGTCAGTGCCGGCATCGCCAGTGGCGACCTGGTGGTGACCTCGGTGCTGTCGGGCAACCGCAACTTCGAGGGCCGCGTGCACCCCGAAGTGAAGATGAACTACCTTGCCAGCCCGCCGCTGGTGGTGGCCTACGCCATCGCCGGCACCACCGACATCGACCTGACCACCGAGCCGCTGGGCACCGGCAGCGATGGTCAGCCGGTGTACCTGCGTGACATCTGGCCGAGCAACAAGGAGATCGGCGACGTCATCGCCGCCACCGTCGGCCCGGAAATGTTCAAGCAGAACTACGCCGACGTGTTCAAGGGCGACACCCGCTGGAACACCATCGCCTCGCCGGACGGTGACCTGTACGAATGGAGCGATGCGTCCACCTACATCAAGAACCCGCCCTACTTCGATGGCATGACCATGCAGGTCGGCAGCATCGATGATGTGCACGGCGCGCGGGTGATGGGCCTGTTCGGCGATTCGATCACCACCGACCACATCTCCCCGGCCGGCAACATCAAGAAGGACTCGCCGGCAGGTCGCTTCCTGCAGGAGCGCGGCGTGCAGCCGGCCGACTTCAACAGCTACGGCAGCCGCCGCGGCAACGATGACGTGATGGTCCGCGGCACCTTTGCCAACATCCGCATCAAGAACCTGATGTTCGGTGGCGAAGAAGGCGGCAACACCCTGTACTACCCGGGCAACGGCGGCCAGCCGGAAAAGCTGGCGATCTACGATGCGGCCATGAAGTACAAGGCCGACAAGGTGCCGCTGGTGGTGCTGGCCGGCAAGGAATACGGCACCGGCTCGTCGCGCGACTGGGCCGCCAAGGGCACCCTGCTGCTGGGCGTGAAGGCGGTCATCGCCGAAAGCTTCGAACGCATCCACCGCTCCAACCTGGTCGGCATGGGCGTGCTGCCGCTGCAGTTCCGCAACGGCGAAAACGCACAGTCGCTGGGTCTGGATGGCTCGGAAGTGATCGATGTCACCGGCCTGCAGGACGGCGCCAGCAAGCGCGCCACGGTCACCGCGACCAAGGCCGATGGCACGAAGAAGACCTTCGAAGTCTCGGTGATGCTGCTGACCCCGAAGGAAGTGGAGTACTTCCGCCACGGTGGCCTGCTGCAGTACGTGCTGCGCCAGCTGGCAGGTCGCTGA
- a CDS encoding type II toxin-antitoxin system VapC family toxin, which yields MIAVDSPVLVELLSNGPQADAVEACLRQSLVGGRVVVCGATLAEICAALRGGAEVLEALEEMGVHFNALEAKSALRAGEMHRRHRQRGGSQRRGLDEFMIGAHALLQCDGLITWNDTFYRDYFKGLKLIVPQA from the coding sequence ATGATCGCCGTCGATTCACCGGTGCTGGTCGAACTGCTCAGCAACGGCCCGCAGGCCGATGCGGTGGAAGCCTGCCTGCGGCAGAGCCTTGTCGGTGGCCGCGTGGTGGTCTGCGGCGCGACCCTGGCCGAGATCTGCGCCGCCCTGCGCGGCGGTGCCGAGGTGCTGGAAGCGCTGGAAGAAATGGGCGTGCACTTCAACGCGCTGGAAGCCAAGTCGGCACTGCGCGCGGGTGAGATGCATCGCCGCCATCGCCAGCGCGGCGGCAGCCAGCGCCGTGGCCTGGACGAATTCATGATCGGCGCGCACGCCCTGCTGCAGTGCGATGGCCTGATCACTTGGAACGACACGTTTTATCGCGACTACTTCAAGGGCCTGAAGCTGATCGTGCCGCAAGCCTGA
- a CDS encoding protein-glutamate methylesterase/protein-glutamine glutaminase — MTLTGNAPCRVLIVDDSAVVRQMLTEILSSDPAIDVVGTAADPLLAREKIKRLAPDVITLDVEMPRMDGLAFLENLMRLHPLPVVMISSLTERGADTTLQALGLGAVDFVSKPKLDVARGLQGYADEIIAKVKMAARSRVRPLVRVAAPKLTLDAAPAARPAATQFRTTDRLIAIGSSAGGTEALRVVLEGMPADGPAVVMTQHLPASFSTAFAERLDRHSAMAVREASDGEAVLPGHAYLPPGGKHLRIIRDGARWRCRVDDGPAVNRHKPAVDVLFRSVAQSAGGNAIGAILTGMGDDGARGLLEMRQAGAPTLVQDEATSVVWGMPGAAFKLGAAEEQVPLERIAERLLALARG; from the coding sequence ATGACCCTGACCGGCAACGCCCCCTGCCGGGTCCTGATCGTCGACGACTCCGCCGTCGTCCGGCAGATGCTTACCGAGATCCTGTCCAGCGATCCGGCAATCGACGTGGTCGGCACCGCCGCCGACCCGCTGCTGGCCCGCGAGAAGATCAAGCGCCTGGCCCCGGACGTGATCACCCTGGACGTGGAAATGCCACGCATGGATGGCCTGGCGTTCCTGGAAAACCTGATGCGCCTGCACCCGCTGCCGGTGGTGATGATCTCTTCGCTGACCGAACGCGGCGCCGATACCACCCTGCAGGCACTGGGCCTGGGCGCGGTGGACTTCGTGTCCAAGCCCAAGCTCGACGTGGCCCGCGGCCTGCAGGGCTATGCCGATGAAATCATCGCCAAGGTAAAGATGGCTGCGCGTTCCCGGGTGCGCCCGCTGGTACGCGTGGCCGCACCGAAACTCACGCTGGACGCCGCCCCTGCCGCGCGCCCGGCAGCAACGCAGTTCCGCACCACCGACCGCCTGATCGCCATCGGCTCGTCGGCTGGCGGTACCGAAGCATTGCGCGTGGTGCTGGAAGGCATGCCCGCAGACGGTCCGGCCGTGGTGATGACCCAACACCTGCCCGCCAGCTTCAGCACCGCCTTCGCCGAACGACTGGACCGTCACTCGGCAATGGCCGTGCGCGAAGCCAGCGACGGTGAAGCGGTGCTGCCCGGCCACGCCTACCTGCCTCCGGGCGGCAAGCACCTGCGGATCATCCGCGACGGTGCGCGCTGGCGCTGCCGTGTCGACGATGGTCCTGCGGTGAACCGGCACAAGCCGGCGGTGGACGTGCTGTTCCGCTCGGTGGCACAGAGCGCGGGCGGCAATGCCATCGGCGCGATCCTCACCGGCATGGGCGACGACGGTGCACGCGGCCTGCTGGAAATGCGCCAGGCCGGCGCGCCCACACTGGTGCAGGACGAGGCGACCAGCGTGGTCTGGGGCATGCCCGGTGCAGCCTTCAAGCTCGGCGCGGCCGAGGAACAGGTGCCGCTGGAGCGCATTGCCGAACGACTGCTGGCGCTGGCCCGCGGCTGA
- a CDS encoding AbrB/MazE/SpoVT family DNA-binding domain-containing protein, with translation MEATVAERGQITLPKAVRDALGLTKGTLLKVELEGSRIILRKSVDDAISRARGKFSLDGFESADAAVRDLRDEE, from the coding sequence ATGGAAGCCACCGTTGCTGAACGCGGACAGATCACCCTGCCCAAGGCAGTGCGCGATGCGCTGGGCCTGACCAAGGGCACCTTGCTGAAGGTGGAGCTGGAAGGCAGCCGGATCATCCTGCGCAAGAGCGTGGACGATGCGATCTCCCGCGCCCGTGGAAAGTTCTCGCTGGACGGCTTCGAATCGGCCGACGCGGCCGTGCGCGACCTGCGCGACGAGGAGTAA